One window of Trichoderma breve strain T069 chromosome 3, whole genome shotgun sequence genomic DNA carries:
- a CDS encoding oligosaccharyl transferase STT3 subunit domain-containing protein gives MAAKTQGPAVGYTTESTRTLLRVVILCFIAAAAISSRLFSVIRFESIIHEFDPWFNFRATKYLVANGFHKFWDWFDDRTWHPLGRVTGGTLYPGLMVTSGAIYHALRTLTIPVDIRNICVLLAPACSGLTAFATYLLTNEMTTSPSAGLLAAVFMGIAPGYISRSVAGSYDNEAIAIFLLVFTFYLWIKALKLGSMLWGALCALFYGYMVASWGGYAFITCLLPVHALVLIAMGRYSTRLYVSYTTWYALGTLASMQIPFVGFLPIKTSEHMPALGIFGFIQLIGFIQYVRSAISGRQFQTFLVTILVATFGLGLLGLVALTSLGYVAPWSGRFYSLWDTGYAKIHIPIIASVSEHQPTAWPSFFFDLNFLIWLFPAGVYLCFQDLKDEHVFVVVYALFGSYFAGVMVRLMLTLTPVVCVAAAMAASQILDTYLSWKSATPVEEQEAPKKVKGGLRGSDKPNVGIYSNLTKVMVSGSMLVYLLMFVSHCTWVTSNAYSSPSVVLASRMPDGSQHIIDDYREAYQWLRQNTKEDAKVMSWWDYGYQIGGMADRPTLVDNNTWNNTHIATVGKAMSSREEVSYPIMRQHEVDYVLVVFGALLGYSGDDINKFLWMVRIAEGIWPDEVKERDFFTPQGEYRVDEGATETMKNSLMYKMSYYNYASLFPAGQAADRVRGVRIPDQGPVLNTLEEAFTSENWIIRIYKVKDLDNIGRDHANAAAFERGQKKKKPTKKRGARVLRVD, from the exons ATGGCGGCAAAAACCCAAGGGCCCGCCGTAGGCTACACTACGGAAAGCACTCGGACGCTGCTTCGGGTTGTCATTCTCTGCTTCATTGCAGCGGCTGCCATCTCGAgccgtctcttctctgtTATAC GATTTGAAAGTATCATCCACGAAT TTGATCCCTGGTTCAACTTCCGAGCAACCAAGTACCTCGTCGCAAATGGCTTCCACAAGTTCTGGGATTGGTTTGACGACCGAACATGGCACCCTCTCGGTCGAGTTACTGGAGGCACCCTGTACCCCGGCCTGATGGTCACCAGCGGCGCCATCTACCACGCTCTCAGAACCCTCACAATTCCAGTCGACATCCGCAATATTTGTGTCCTACTCGCGCCCGCCTGCTCAGGCCTGACTGCGTTTGCCACTTATTTGCTCACCAATGAAATGACTACGTCGCCATCTGCTGGTCTCTTGGCCGCCGTCTTCATGGGAATTGCGCCGGGTTACATTTCCAGATCCGTCGCCGGCAGCTACGATaacgaggccattgccatcttccttctcgTCTTTACCTTTTACCTGTGGATCAAGGCCCTGAAGCTGGGTTCCATGCTGTGGGGAGCTCTCTGCGCGCTCTTCTACGGATACATGGTGGCCTCTTGGGGTGGATACGCTTTCATTACCTGCTTGCTGCCTGTGCATGCGTTGGTCCTGATTGCCATGGGCCGGTACAGCACTCGCCTCTACGTCAGCTATACCACCTGGTATGCCCTGGGGACATTGGCCAGCATGCAGATTCCTTTTGTCGGCTTCCTGCCTATCAAGACTAGCGAGCATATGCCCGCCCTTG GTATCTTCGGCTTCATCCAGCTCATTGGGTTCATCCAGTACGTGCGATCTGCTATTTCTGGCCGTCAATTCCAAACCTTCCTTGTCACCATCCTCGTGGCGACATTCGGCTTGGGTCTGCTGGGTCTCGTCGCCCTTACTTCTCTGGGCTACGTTGCTCCCTGGAGCGGACGTTTCTACTCTCTGTGGGATACCGGCTATGCCAAGATTCACATTCCCATCATTGCCTCCGTCTCCGAGCACCAGCCTACCGCCTGgccctcctttttcttcgaCTTGAACTTCCTTATCTGGCTCTTCCCCGCTGGTGTCTATCTGTGCTTCCAGGATCTTAAGGATGAGCATGTCTTCGTCGTTGTATATGCTCTCTTCGGGAGTTACTTCGCCGGTGTCATGGTGCGTCTGATGCTTACACTGACCCCCGTCGTCTgtgttgccgccgccatggctgcctcTCAGATTCTCGACACCTATCTCTCATGGAAATCAGCTACTCCTGTCGAGGAGCAAGAAGCCCCCAAGAAGGTCAAGGGTGGCCTCCGCGGCAGCGATAAGCCTAATGTTGGCATCTACAGCAACCTGACCAAGGTCATGGTGTCCGGATCCATGCTCGTTTACCTCTTGATGTTTGTCTCTCACTGCACTTGGGTTACGTCCAACGCCTACTCCTCGCCTTCAGTGGTCCTTGCCAGCCGTATGCCGGATGGAAGCCAACACATCATTGATGACTACCGAGAGGCTTACCAGTGGCTgcgccaaaacaccaaggaGGACGCCAAGGTCATGTCCTGGTGGGATTACGGCTACCAGATTGGTGGCATGGCCGACCGACCTACGTTGGTTGACAACAACACCTGGAACAATACCCACATTGCTACCGTTGGCAAGGCCATGAGCTCCAGGGAGGAAGTCAGCTACCCCATCATGAGACAGCACGAAGTCGACTATGTTCTCGTTGTGTTTGGTGCCCTCCTGGGCTACTCTGGTGATGATATCAACAAGTTCTTGTGGATGGTCCGAATCGCTGAAGGCATTTGGCCTGATGAGGTCAAGGAGCGAGACTTCTTTACCCCTCAGGGAGAGTACCGCGTTGATGAAGGTGCCACTGAGACCATGAAGAACAGCTTAAT GTACAAGATGTCGTACTACAACTACGCCTCTCTATTCCCCGCGGGACAGGCCGCCGATAGAGTCCGAGGGGTCCGAATTCCCGACCAGGGACCTGTTCTCAACACGCTCGAGGAGGCCTTTACCAGCGAGAACTGGATTATCCGTATCTACAAGGTCAAGGATTTGGATAACATTGGCCGTGATCACGCCAACGCTGCTGCCTTTGAGCGcggccagaagaagaagaagcccaccAAGAAGAGGGGCGCTCGTGTGCTTCGCGTGGATTAG
- a CDS encoding ATP synthase E chain domain-containing protein: MSLSAVEQHQALAARDRSDGTGLETAGPAAAVRAWKNCDFSRGHFQIFIPADATIPSSHSRQGSSTAIVDPLRSSLTPRFLPEAAARRAIFTMSSTGVNVLRWSALAFGVFYGFSHQRTITTTQRAQHAQHEYEQKQKLIDQAKAEYAKKNSPVTAAANDAATDVNSPEFDLEKYLLKIAKESP; the protein is encoded by the exons ATGAGCTTATCGGCCGTGGAGCAGCACCAGGCGCTGGCTGCACGTGACCGCAGCGATGGCACAGGCCTAGAGACAGCCGGACCAGCTGCGGCCGTCCGGGCCTGGAAAAACTGCGACTTTTCCCGAGGACATTTTCAAATCTTCATCCCAGCCGACGCAACAATTCCCTCGAGCCACTCTCGACAGGGTTCATCGACGGCCATTGTCGACCCCCTCAGATCCTCCCTCACTCCCCGATTCCTGCCTGAAGCAGCCGCGCGACGTGCGATTTTCACCATGTCGTCAACAGGAGTCAAC GTCCTCCGGTGGTCCGCCCTCGCCTTTGGCGTGTTCTACGGCTTTTCCCACCAGcgcaccatcaccaccacacAGCGAGCTCAGCACGCGCAGCACGAGTacgagcagaagcagaagctgatAGAccaggccaaggccgagTACGCAAAGAAGAACAGCCCAGTCacggcagcagcaaacgATG CCGCTACCGATGTCAACAGCCCTGAATTTGACCTCGAGAAGTACCTGCTGAAGATCGCCAAGGAGAGCCCTTAA